A single region of the Polyodon spathula isolate WHYD16114869_AA chromosome 12, ASM1765450v1, whole genome shotgun sequence genome encodes:
- the LOC121324718 gene encoding uveal autoantigen with coiled-coil domains and ankyrin repeats — translation MLRPKDLGQDSGTKTFLDAMNSGKVHLARFVLDAMDGRIINSKTENSKTPLMFAISLPDPGLRMKFTRLLLEKGADVNCQEDQGRTALSLACELGHLDVVKLLVQFNADPEIQDAWGNNALMYAACSGHSQVLEFLIRAFKRLGLKLDRTNHAGHSAIQVANLFGHSQCVQALNIPGNRCPGSEDQLLDMKTKELGEPRHPTRLPKQVLERFTKQFQDKCEDRLPTLFQKQLRVGDGIGLRKRVKAQNQSPDRKCQHQPFISHLKHVLHYKDSQDTTSGILFTAKQVQNCRLKNTRGSKTLESTTENPNEEEHKESTDQQGALETFNFRVKSTSFTNDKDGLFDVSDAYYRAKGGPQQLEQVVFSKRHDQAIACSLINNTPLNRTVSEHSLEYHNDSQRAVVNSLNSYDSEVSDINERLARSGQYQKRLSLPFYGRPDKLLAQREEVSQENILPRPAGISTLGTRLLRRLTAPEFLRLVKEFPSDSESGRGKMSRSETYPLSKTHQKVNNQASIDSISGVKCEFENNGANVVYYV, via the coding sequence ATGCTGAGACCTAAAGATCTCGGTCAAGATTCCGGGACCAAGACTTTCCTGGATGCCATGAACAGCGGCAAGGTCCACCTGGCACGTTTTGTCCTTGATGCTATGGATGGAAGGATTATCAACTCCAAGACAGAGAACAGCAAAACCCCACTAATGTTTGCCATTTCCCTGCCAGACCCAGGGTTGAGAATGAAATTCACAAGGCTGCTTCTGGAGAAGGGGGCTGATGTGAACTGCCAGGAGGATCAGGGAAGGACGGCACTAAGCCTGGCTTGCGAACTGGGGCACCTGGATGTGGTGAAGCTGTTGGTGCAGTTTAATGCCGACCCTGAGATCCAAGACGCCTGGGGAAACAATGCCCTGATGTATGCAGCCTGCTCTGGACACAGCCAAGTTCTGGAATTTCTCATCAGAGCTTTCAAGAGGCTCGGACTAAAGCTGGACAGAACCAACCATGCTGGTCACTCAGCTATCCAAGTGGCCAATCTTTTTGGCCACAGCCAGTGTGTACAGGCATTAAATATTCCAGGAAACAGGTGCCCAGGGTCAGAAGACCAGCTGTTGGACATGAAAACTAAAGAGCTGGGAGAACCACGGCACCCAACCCGGCTGCCGAAGCAAGTGCTTGAAAGGTTTACAAAACAGTTTCAGGATAAATGTGAAGACCGCCTCCCGACTCTGTTTCAAAAGCAACTGAGAGTGGGAGACGGCATCGGACTGAGGAAACGAGTTAAAGCTCAAAACCAGTCCCCAGATAGAAAATGTCAGCATCAACCTTTCATAAGTCATCTGAAACATGTGCTGCACTACAAGGACAGCCAAGACACAACATCTGGAATCTTGTTCACAGCAAAACAGGTGCAGAACTGTAGACTAAAGAACACAAGAGGAAGTAAAACACTGGAAAGCACCACAGAAAACCCAAATGAAGAAGAGCACAAAGAGAGTACTGATCAACAAGGTGCCCTTGAGACTTTCAATTTTAGGGTTAAGTCAACCTCGTTTACAAACGACAAAGATGGGTTATTTGATGTAAGTGATGCCTATTACAGAGCTAAGGGTGGGCCACAACAGCTGGAACAAGTAGTATTCTCAAAGAGGCATGACCAAGCAATTGCATGCTCTTTGATCAATAACACACCCCTAAATCGTACAGTTTCTGAACATTCGCTTGAATACCACAATGACAGCCAAAGGGCAGTAGTCAATAGTCTAAACTCGTATGACAGTGAAGTCAGCGATATTAATGAAAGGTTAGCGCGCTCCGGTCAGTATCAAAAGAGGCTCAGTCTCCCCTTCTACGGGCGCCCTGATAAGCTTCTTGCGCAGAGAGAGGAGGTCTCGCAAGAGAATATCCTACCTCGTCCTGCGGGGATTTCTACGTTGGGGACCCGGTTACTTCGAAGGTTAACCGCACCTGAGTTTCTGAGACTGGTAAAAGAGTTTCCGTCTGACTCTGAGTCCGGGAGAGGGAAGATGTCTAGATCAGAGACGTATCCGCTTTCCAAAACTCACCAGAAAGTCAACAATCAGGCCAGCATTGATAGCATCAGCGGGGTTAAATGTGAGTTTGAAAACAACGGAGCCAACGTTGTCtattatgtataa